Proteins encoded by one window of Pseudomonadota bacterium:
- a CDS encoding pitrilysin family protein, whose amino-acid sequence MTRFLTLCLSLFIFSFKADAFIKVQEITSPGGIKAWYTYDSTSPIISMSFSFAGGSSVDPKGKSGTAEMLSSMLMQGAGPMDKKALVAKMQDLAIGIDFNAGLDFFSGTLQTIHGNREESFQLLGLILTQPNLSLQALEHVRRLLLTHLSNIKKDPKALAQRSLSKALFPEHVYGRPTYGNEASVRSLKQKDIKSYLQKYLVKSDLIIGITGKISVTEAGRLLDMAFGKLPQGKPVTSVANTKPQNWKEPILVEQDIPQSTIVFAQKGWRYGHKNFVAADLLLYILGGGMTSRLMEEIRIKKGYAYYVGSWMNPRVHSGLVAGNLGTSHLQTGEAIDLLKSEWRRLQEHGVTQKEFENAKKYLINSFPLRFQSSAAVARYLKVYQIYQFDVNYFQKRQEIIENITLNELNELAKMLLKPDQLGIVVVGRPFGKEGKVSQE is encoded by the coding sequence ATGACACGGTTTTTAACTCTTTGTTTGTCACTCTTCATTTTTTCGTTTAAAGCTGATGCTTTTATCAAAGTGCAAGAAATAACAAGTCCGGGAGGCATCAAGGCTTGGTACACTTACGATTCCACAAGTCCTATTATTTCCATGAGCTTTAGCTTTGCTGGAGGCAGTTCCGTTGATCCCAAGGGCAAGTCAGGAACCGCCGAAATGTTATCAAGTATGTTGATGCAGGGTGCAGGTCCTATGGATAAAAAGGCATTGGTGGCCAAGATGCAGGACCTGGCTATAGGAATTGATTTCAACGCAGGCTTGGATTTTTTCTCAGGCACCCTGCAAACTATCCATGGCAATCGAGAGGAATCCTTTCAGTTGCTTGGCTTAATCCTGACTCAACCCAATCTTTCACTTCAAGCTCTTGAACATGTTCGGCGTTTGTTGTTGACTCACCTGTCGAATATCAAAAAAGATCCAAAAGCGCTAGCGCAACGCTCGTTAAGCAAAGCATTGTTTCCTGAGCATGTTTATGGACGTCCCACTTACGGAAATGAGGCATCTGTCCGCTCTCTAAAGCAAAAGGACATCAAATCATATTTGCAAAAATACCTGGTTAAGTCCGATCTTATTATTGGTATTACAGGTAAGATTAGCGTTACAGAAGCTGGAAGGCTGTTGGATATGGCGTTTGGAAAGTTACCTCAGGGAAAACCTGTGACTTCGGTTGCTAACACCAAGCCACAAAATTGGAAAGAGCCGATTTTGGTTGAGCAAGATATTCCTCAAAGCACGATTGTCTTTGCTCAAAAAGGGTGGCGTTATGGTCATAAAAATTTTGTTGCAGCTGATCTCCTTCTCTATATTTTAGGGGGCGGTATGACCTCACGGCTGATGGAAGAAATTCGCATCAAAAAGGGGTATGCGTACTATGTTGGATCGTGGATGAATCCGCGTGTGCACAGTGGTCTCGTTGCCGGGAATCTTGGCACATCGCATCTGCAAACCGGAGAGGCCATAGATTTATTGAAGTCTGAGTGGCGGCGTTTGCAAGAGCACGGAGTCACACAAAAAGAGTTTGAAAATGCCAAAAAGTATTTGATCAACTCATTTCCACTGCGTTTTCAAAGCTCTGCCGCTGTAGCGCGGTATCTGAAGGTGTACCAGATCTATCAGTTTGATGTGAATTACTTTCAAAAACGGCAAGAAATTATAGAAAACATTACCTTGAATGAGCTCAATGAGCTGGCAAAAATGCTTCTTAAGCCTGATCAGCTAGGCATTGTGGTTGTGGGTCGGCCTTTTGGAAAAGAAGGTAAAGTAAGCCAAGAATGA
- a CDS encoding pitrilysin family protein codes for MIWRIAFSLFICCFLLTDEFAWAESRGVFHPKTFTLENGLQVVVITNPRVPIVSQTIFYKVGGMDDPDGKSGMAHFLEHLMFEGESAVPAGKFSEVISRLGGNQNAATSRDLTYYYQHVPKTQLERVIQLEAGRMSKLTISPKHVDVERKVVLEERRMRIDNKPGAILGEATMNTFFWHHPYGRPVIGWEHEIETYTLEDAQNFYQTWYVPNNAIAVYAGDITVEEVRPLVQKHFGKISKGASLPRVKNLQEPQHRGVAQRVVLQSPLVEHAKFERLYPAPNLLTDGKKPYAIQVLSFILGGGGATSYLYNALVHEQKIASWVGVAYDPDSRGPSVFLVAAQPTPGNKIKTLERAIDTVLSDFLSGVLTEKDVSDAKRRMLAGLDYEKDPAFAGAREIGSVLAMGLTIDDVEMWPDRIKAVTLKQVQQVAQEILKNPQHVTAILLPTKKVQ; via the coding sequence TTGATTTGGCGCATTGCTTTTAGCCTTTTTATATGTTGCTTTCTGCTCACAGATGAATTTGCGTGGGCAGAATCTAGAGGGGTATTTCACCCCAAGACGTTTACCCTTGAAAACGGGTTGCAGGTTGTGGTTATTACTAATCCTAGAGTTCCCATCGTCTCACAGACGATCTTTTACAAAGTAGGGGGTATGGACGATCCAGATGGAAAATCTGGCATGGCTCACTTCCTAGAACATCTGATGTTCGAAGGAGAATCTGCGGTTCCAGCCGGGAAATTCTCGGAAGTGATTTCTCGTTTGGGCGGCAATCAAAATGCGGCAACCTCGAGAGATTTGACCTATTACTATCAACATGTTCCCAAAACTCAGTTGGAGCGCGTAATACAGCTTGAAGCTGGCAGAATGTCCAAGCTGACAATCTCTCCAAAACATGTGGATGTTGAGCGCAAAGTGGTGCTGGAAGAGCGGCGCATGCGCATTGACAACAAGCCTGGAGCAATCCTCGGTGAAGCCACTATGAATACATTTTTCTGGCATCACCCTTATGGCCGGCCCGTCATTGGTTGGGAACATGAGATTGAAACATACACCCTAGAAGATGCACAGAATTTTTATCAAACTTGGTATGTGCCCAATAACGCAATTGCGGTTTATGCAGGAGATATTACGGTTGAAGAAGTCAGGCCCTTGGTACAAAAGCATTTCGGTAAGATTTCAAAAGGCGCATCCCTACCCAGGGTTAAAAATTTGCAAGAACCGCAACATAGAGGTGTGGCGCAACGTGTCGTCTTGCAAAGTCCCTTAGTGGAGCATGCAAAGTTCGAGCGTTTGTATCCAGCACCAAATCTTTTAACAGATGGCAAGAAACCATATGCAATCCAAGTTTTAAGTTTTATTTTAGGTGGAGGGGGTGCCACAAGCTACCTTTATAATGCACTCGTGCATGAACAAAAAATCGCCAGTTGGGTAGGGGTCGCTTATGATCCAGATTCCCGTGGTCCTTCGGTATTTTTAGTAGCGGCTCAACCAACTCCAGGCAACAAAATTAAAACATTAGAACGTGCAATCGATACGGTTTTGAGTGATTTCTTGTCTGGAGTATTGACAGAAAAAGACGTCAGTGATGCTAAACGGCGCATGTTGGCAGGCCTTGATTATGAAAAGGACCCAGCTTTTGCTGGAGCCAGAGAGATTGGATCAGTCTTGGCTATGGGTTTAACGATTGATGATGTTGAAATGTGGCCTGACCGCATTAAGGCAGTAACTCTGAAGCAAGTACAACAAGTGGCTCAGGAAATTTTAAAAAATCCTCAACATGTAACGGCTATCCTTTTGCCAACCAAGAAAGTGCAGTAA
- a CDS encoding DUF3035 domain-containing protein: MVRLSFSFIFLSASVLVLTGCDKTREALGLERNTPDEFTVQPSQGLVVPPNMKELPTPSPGAPRPHETTPKDQARNAIMSGVSRTVAVDTSDKSKGEIALLQKAGALEDRDPQIRETINREARVDSAQQDSFIKDILSVDRKEPGKVIDPQEEHQRLTGKELPSDTETRSQKSDVSKSVEVAS; the protein is encoded by the coding sequence ATGGTGCGTTTATCATTTTCTTTTATTTTTTTGAGTGCAAGTGTATTGGTTTTAACAGGGTGCGACAAAACTCGAGAAGCTTTAGGGCTTGAACGCAACACCCCGGATGAATTTACTGTGCAGCCAAGCCAGGGGCTGGTCGTGCCACCGAATATGAAAGAGTTGCCAACACCAAGTCCTGGGGCCCCGCGTCCACACGAGACTACACCAAAAGACCAAGCCCGTAACGCCATTATGTCGGGTGTTTCAAGAACTGTTGCTGTTGATACATCTGATAAATCCAAGGGTGAAATAGCCCTGCTGCAAAAGGCAGGAGCCCTTGAGGATCGTGATCCACAAATACGTGAAACGATTAATAGGGAAGCACGCGTCGACAGCGCACAACAAGATAGCTTTATCAAAGATATTCTTTCGGTTGACCGAAAGGAACCTGGAAAAGTTATTGATCCTCAGGAAGAGCATCAACGTTTGACTGGTAAAGAATTGCCCAGCGATACAGAAACCAGAAGTCAGAAATCAGATGTCAGCAAATCAGTTGAGGTTGCATCTTGA
- the lspA gene encoding signal peptidase II, producing the protein MKPPRLGLIIAFVILIMDQVTKWLVLDALSDLKRVVIVPGFFDFSLAWNRGVSFSMFSSSAEFMPWVLSGIAILIVLGLLWWLAKVDTLMVSCGIGMIIGGAVGNLIDRLRFGAVVDFLDFYLVGYHWPTFNIADCAVTVGVGLILLDSWLMSKQSA; encoded by the coding sequence ATGAAACCACCACGTCTAGGGTTGATTATTGCGTTTGTGATCTTAATAATGGATCAGGTCACAAAGTGGTTGGTGTTAGATGCCCTGTCTGATCTGAAACGGGTTGTTATCGTTCCTGGTTTTTTTGACTTTTCGCTGGCCTGGAATCGAGGCGTGAGCTTTAGTATGTTTAGCTCAAGTGCTGAATTTATGCCGTGGGTTCTATCTGGCATTGCCATATTGATCGTCTTAGGGCTATTATGGTGGCTTGCCAAAGTTGACACTCTCATGGTGAGTTGCGGAATTGGGATGATCATCGGTGGCGCAGTTGGAAATCTGATTGATCGACTGAGATTTGGAGCTGTGGTAGATTTTTTGGATTTTTATCTTGTAGGATACCACTGGCCAACGTTTAATATCGCTGATTGTGCAGTAACGGTTGGTGTGGGTTTGATTTTGCTGGATTCATGGCTTATGTCCAAGCAGTCAGCTTAG
- the ileS gene encoding isoleucine--tRNA ligase: MSRDYKDTVFLPKSSFSMRANLPKREPEILKHWQETQLFSKMRDLRQKNEKFILHDGPPYANGHIHFGTGMNKVLKDIVNRCQHMLGKQVIYVPGWDCHGLPIEWKIEEKYRKAKKNKDEVSILKFRQECRTFADHWVKIQSEEFQRLGVMGEWETPYTTMVPEAEAQIVEELGKFLLDGSLYRGERPIMWSVVEKTALADAEVEYHDRTSPSIYVRFPIAQTSNPILKDTSIVIWTTTPWTLPGNRAVAYHKEVIYVVATVEAAGENSLAKVGEKLVFAQELIEDMSAATGVKFKILETFPGSQLEETSCRHPLFDKGYDFTVPLLPGKHVTTETGTGFVHTAPGHGQEDFELGREFDLEIPHTLTDDGLFVDSIPEFAGQHVFKVNPKVVESLENVGSLLYHTEIQHSYPHSWRSKAPLIFRTTPQWFISMESQNLRQKTLEAISKIRWFPAKGQRRIESMVQDRPDWCISRQRAWGVPIPVFVNRQTGQPLRDKAIHARIVEAVREKGSDIWFAGDPKAFLAPKYNPEDYDVVKDIVDVWFESGCTHVFVLEKRETLTWPADLYLEGSDQHRGWFQSSLLESCGTRGEAPAQAIFTHGYVLDGQGRKMSKSLGNVVSPIKIADEMGIEMLRLWVVASDCSQDLRLGPEVLKYQQDTYRRLRNTFRYLIGGLSGFTEHERVSYEAMPELERWVLHRLHEMDQLMRDSIENYEFQAFFSALHHFCSVDLSAFYFDVRKDVLYCDAPDNSTRRAMRTVFTHLFDCLVTWLAPVLCFTAEEAWWARYGDKNSSVHLQKFPDISSSWKDEDLSDKFQNLRAIRKTMTEALELARASGKIGSSLQALLEVYDPNETVDYRIDWAEMSIASTVLLKSSSSPEHAYQGSDGKGIGVVVQDARGHKCNRCWKILSEVGLHPIYEDLCQRCLKIVQKSSASFKTVGS, encoded by the coding sequence ATGTCACGCGATTATAAAGATACCGTTTTTCTTCCTAAGTCTTCCTTTTCCATGCGGGCGAATTTGCCCAAGCGGGAGCCGGAAATTCTAAAGCATTGGCAAGAGACTCAGCTCTTTTCCAAAATGCGGGATTTGCGACAAAAGAATGAGAAGTTTATTCTGCACGATGGTCCTCCTTATGCCAATGGTCACATTCATTTTGGCACCGGTATGAACAAGGTTTTGAAAGACATCGTAAATCGCTGCCAGCATATGTTGGGAAAGCAGGTTATTTACGTTCCTGGTTGGGATTGTCATGGATTGCCTATTGAATGGAAGATTGAGGAAAAATATCGTAAGGCCAAGAAAAATAAGGACGAAGTGTCTATTCTAAAATTCCGGCAGGAATGCCGCACTTTTGCTGATCATTGGGTTAAAATTCAATCAGAAGAATTCCAACGTTTAGGAGTAATGGGTGAATGGGAAACACCTTATACTACTATGGTACCAGAGGCCGAGGCACAGATCGTTGAAGAACTCGGTAAATTTTTACTTGATGGGAGTCTTTACAGGGGCGAAAGACCCATAATGTGGTCGGTGGTTGAAAAAACGGCTTTGGCAGACGCTGAGGTAGAATACCACGATCGAACCTCGCCTTCTATTTATGTTCGCTTTCCGATCGCACAAACGTCCAACCCAATCCTAAAAGACACATCAATTGTTATTTGGACTACGACTCCATGGACACTGCCCGGTAATCGGGCTGTTGCTTACCACAAAGAGGTCATTTATGTGGTAGCTACCGTTGAAGCTGCAGGAGAAAATTCCCTGGCAAAGGTTGGCGAGAAACTGGTGTTTGCTCAAGAACTGATCGAGGATATGAGTGCCGCAACAGGGGTTAAGTTTAAAATTCTCGAAACCTTTCCAGGATCGCAACTGGAAGAGACCAGCTGCCGGCATCCTTTGTTCGATAAGGGTTATGATTTCACGGTTCCCCTATTACCAGGAAAGCATGTCACAACTGAGACAGGGACTGGTTTTGTGCACACGGCTCCTGGGCATGGCCAAGAAGATTTTGAGCTTGGTCGTGAATTTGACCTTGAGATTCCGCATACTCTTACAGATGATGGGCTTTTTGTTGATTCAATTCCCGAGTTTGCCGGCCAACACGTCTTCAAGGTTAACCCTAAGGTGGTTGAGTCTTTAGAGAATGTGGGAAGCTTACTCTACCATACTGAAATTCAGCACTCGTATCCGCACTCCTGGAGATCCAAGGCGCCTTTGATTTTTCGCACCACGCCGCAATGGTTTATCTCCATGGAAAGTCAAAATCTGCGTCAAAAAACCTTGGAGGCAATTTCTAAAATACGTTGGTTCCCAGCAAAGGGACAACGCCGGATTGAGTCCATGGTTCAGGATCGTCCAGACTGGTGTATCTCAAGGCAACGTGCTTGGGGCGTGCCTATCCCCGTCTTTGTGAATAGGCAAACGGGTCAACCGTTGCGAGATAAGGCCATACACGCTCGAATTGTTGAAGCTGTGCGAGAAAAAGGTTCTGATATTTGGTTTGCAGGGGATCCAAAGGCATTCTTAGCGCCCAAATATAACCCAGAAGATTATGACGTTGTTAAGGACATCGTTGATGTTTGGTTTGAATCTGGCTGTACCCATGTTTTTGTGCTTGAAAAACGTGAAACCCTAACCTGGCCGGCTGATTTATATCTAGAAGGGTCTGATCAACACCGCGGTTGGTTTCAATCTTCCCTGCTCGAGTCATGTGGCACCAGGGGAGAGGCCCCAGCTCAGGCGATCTTTACCCATGGCTATGTTCTAGATGGGCAAGGGCGTAAGATGTCGAAGTCACTTGGCAATGTTGTCTCACCAATAAAGATTGCTGATGAAATGGGAATTGAGATGCTCCGACTATGGGTTGTGGCTTCGGATTGTTCCCAAGATTTACGCCTTGGGCCCGAAGTTCTTAAGTATCAGCAAGATACCTATAGGCGTCTTCGCAATACATTTCGATATTTGATTGGGGGTCTTTCGGGTTTTACAGAACATGAGCGCGTATCTTATGAAGCCATGCCGGAGCTTGAACGCTGGGTGTTGCATCGCTTACATGAGATGGATCAGCTGATGCGAGATTCCATTGAAAATTATGAATTTCAAGCCTTTTTTTCGGCTTTGCATCATTTTTGCTCAGTTGATCTGTCGGCCTTTTATTTTGATGTCCGCAAGGATGTGCTTTACTGTGACGCACCCGACAATTCAACACGCAGAGCGATGCGTACAGTCTTTACGCATCTATTTGATTGTTTAGTGACTTGGCTGGCGCCCGTTTTATGCTTTACAGCTGAAGAAGCTTGGTGGGCTCGTTATGGTGATAAAAATAGCAGTGTGCACTTGCAAAAATTTCCTGATATTTCAAGTTCTTGGAAAGATGAGGATTTATCTGATAAATTTCAAAACTTAAGAGCAATTCGCAAAACGATGACCGAAGCGTTAGAGTTGGCTCGCGCTAGCGGTAAAATTGGTTCCAGCCTACAAGCACTTCTGGAAGTTTATGACCCAAATGAAACTGTGGATTACCGTATCGATTGGGCTGAGATGTCCATTGCTTCAACTGTTTTGCTGAAGTCAAGCTCTTCTCCTGAACATGCTTATCAAGGTTCGGATGGGAAAGGTATTGGCGTTGTTGTACAAGATGCAAGAGGACACAAGTGTAATCGATGTTGGAAGATACTGAGTGAAGTAGGGCTGCACCCTATCTATGAGGATTTGTGTCAACGGTGTCTAAAAATTGTGCAGAAAAGTTCTGCTTCTTTCAAAACTGTGGGCTCGTGA